The genomic stretch TGCATGAGCGTCACCGTCGACAGGGCGGACGAGCGCATCACCGAGATCTTCTCCGGAGCGATCAAGCCGCTGAGCGTCTGCAAAGCCGACAAGTCGCTACCCAGCCCGGACTGATGGTGCGTGGTCTATCCAGGAACTGCAGCAAGCGCGGAACCTCCGCAGTGCCCACGCCGTTTCACCGTGTCCTCAAACGCGTCATAGGTTCCCCAGATGAAATCCCCCGAGATCGGCCTCAAGTCCAACACCAAGGCCGAAATGATCGACCTGTTGAATGCCCGCCTCGCCGACGCCATCGATCTGGCACTGATCACCAAGCAGGCGCACTGGAACCTCAAGGGTCCGACCTTCATCGCCGTGCACGAGTTGCTCGATCAGTTGCGTGACGATGTCGACGAGCATGTCGATATCATTGCCGAGCGCGTGGCCCAGCTCGACGGCATTGCCCTCGGCACGCTGCAGACGGTCGGCAAGGCCAGCAAGCTCGCCCCATACCCGACCGACATCCGCAAGGTCACCGATCACCTCGGGGCCCTGGTCGAGCGCTATGCCGCCCTCAGTAAATCGACACGCGAGGGAATCGACGCCGCAGACGAAGCGGGCGACGCCGACACCGCGGATATCTTCACGGCTTTCTCCCGCAGCCTCGACAAGAATCTGTGGTTCCTGAAGAGCCATCTGGAATAGCGGCCTTCCGCGCGGATCTCTCAGCCCTCTCCCCCCATTGCGGGGGAGAAGCCCGACTGATGCTTCGATGCAAGTGGCGGACGTTCGCTCAACTCCGCATCCCCGCCCGCGCCATCCCGTCATGCGGGCCCAGTTCCCGCTTCGGCGCGTCCAGCCAGGCGCGTCCCACTTTCGCGAACTCTGCCATTCGTTCCGGGTTCAGCGGATAGTTGATCCGGTTGCCGTCGCGCGCATGCTCGCCGATAACCAGCAGGTGCACCTCGGCGTCGCTGTTGTTGAGAAACGAGTGGGCAATCCCGGTGCCGGCGGGAAACACCGCCGCGTCGCCCTCGTTAAGCTCGTGGGGGTGCCCGTCGATCCAGACGTCCGGCCGGCCTCGCAGCACCAGTACGAACTCGTCTTCTGCGCTTTCGGCATGCGGGCGCGAGGTGCGCTTGCCTGGAGCGACGATGTCGTAGTTTATGCCGATGCGGGTCAGCCCCAGCGCCGCACCCATTCGGCTGCTCTGGCCGCCATGATTGGTGTGCTTCGGGTTGGCGATCGGCGCGAGCCCCTTGCTGTAATGCGCCAGAAAGCCGGGGCGGCGGGGGCGCACTGCTCCGTCATCGCGGCTGCTGGCCCGGGCCTTGCCGTCATGCGGGCCGAGCGGCCGCTTCGGCGCCTCGAGCCAGGCGCCGTTCCATGCCCCGAACTCGGCCATCCGCTCGGGGTTGAGCGGGTAGTAGAGCTGATTGCCGGGAACCTCGTGCTCGCCGACGATGATCAGGTGCATGTCCTCGTTGCTGTTGTTCAGGAAGCTGTGGGCGATCCCCGTTCCGGCGGGGAACGCCACGGCATCGCCAGCGTCGAGCGGGTGAAGCTTCCCGTCGATCCACACATCCGGCTTGCCCGCGAGCACGAAGACGAATTCTTCTTCGAGTTTTTCGGCGTGCGGAAACGATGTGCGGCTGCCGGGCGGCGCCACTTCGTACTTGATGCCGATATGGCTGAGCCCGTGCCGCCTCCCGACCGGGTGCTCGAATCCGCCCATATCGGCGAAGCCGCCCGGGTCGATCGGCCTCAGGCCGTCGCGGATGTTGACGATGAACGAAGGTCGGGCTGACATCGGAGGCTCGGGTGGAATTTCGCGAGGTGAAACATGCACATCGCGACGGCCCGATGTCGAGGGGCCGCTTCGCCCGCGCCGTACCGACAGGTTCTTGATCGCGGCAATTCCTATAGCCGCGACCCCGGAAAATCGCCCGAAACGCGCCTTTGTCAGGCGGCGCACGGCCCTCAATTCCTACTGTTTTCCTATTCCGTCCCTGCGATCTCCTACGCCCGCTCGATCACAACACGGCAAAAAAGTGTCCTCGGGCGCTTGCTCGCAGTTTGGAATTATGCAAATGTAGCCTGGATAGGACAGCACGTCTGTCCAATTTCGTGAGCGACCGGTCTCCCCGGATGCGTTTCACACGCCGATCCGGCTGGCCCGCTTGTCGATAGCGGAAACGGAGGGGTGGGGCCTTATCGAGCCCGTACGAGCGGCCATTTGGATGCAGAGCCGCTCCCCACTAAAGGATTGCGCACTCGGATTCGAGCCGTACACTGAGGGTACGACTGGGGGCTGAAGGCGCGTCGAAAGGAACTTGAACACTGGGGCACTTGCTCCGGTCTCGAAGACGACTGCAAAACAGAGGACTTTGCAAATGGCTGATGCACGGAACGAAAATCCTTCACTTCCCGTCGCGGTAACCGCCATTCGCAAAAATGACGGTTACCGCCAGGGATACCGTCAGGACCTGCCCACCGGCGTGATGCGCCCGGCGGCGGAGGGCCTCTACGACCCGACGCGGGAAGTCGATGCCTGTGGCGTGGGCTTCATCGTCAACCTGAAGAACCAGCCGAGCCAGAAGATCGTGCAGAACGGTCTGGCCATCCTCGAGAACCTCGAGCACCGCGGTGCGGTGGGCGCCGACCCGCTGATGGGCGACGGCGCCGGCATCATGGTGCAGATCCCGCACAAGTTCTTCGTCAAGGAGAGCGCCCGGCTCGGCTTCCACCTGCCCGAACAGGGCAAGTACGCCGTCGGCTTCATCTTCATGCCGCAGGATGCCGAGCTCCGCGCCAAGATGGAGCGCGTCGTCAACAAGGTGATCGAGGACGAGGGCCAGAGCGTCATCGGCTGGCGCGACGTGCCGTCCGACAACTCCTCGCTGTCGAAGGACCCCGAGATCGTCGCCACCGAGCCCTACCACCGGCAGGTGATCATTGGGCGCGGGGACGGTATTGCCGATGAAGAGGCGTTCGAGCGCAAGCTCTACATCATCCGCAAGGTGATGTCGGCCAAGATCTATTCGGCCTTCGAAGGCAAGCCGAACGACTTCTATATCGTCTCGATGAGCTGCCGCACCCTGGTCTACAAGGGCATGTTCCTCGCTGCCCAGCTCGGCGCCTATTATCAGGACCTGCACGACGCCGACTTCGAGTCGGCGCTGGCCCTGGTGCACCAGCGCTTTTCCACCAACACCTTCCCGTCCTGGCGGCTGGCGCACCCCTATCGGTTCGTCTGCCACAACGGCGAAATCAACACCGTGCGCGGCAACGTCAACTGGATGGCGGCGCGGCAGGCTTCAGTCTCGTCGCCCTTGTTCGGGGGCGACATCAACAAGCTCTGGCCGATCTCCTATCCGGGTCAGTCCGACACCGCCTGCTTCGACAACGCGCTCGAGTTCCTGATCCGCGGCGGCTACTCGCTGCCGCATGCGGCGATGATGCTGATCCCGGAAGCCTGGGCCGGCAACCCGCTGATGGATGAGGATCGCCGCGCCTTCTACGAGTATCATGCCGCGCTGATGGAGCCGTGGGACGGCCCCGCCGCCATGTGCTTCTCGGACGGCGTCCATATCGGCGCGACGCTCGACCGCAACGGCCTGCGTCCGGCCCGCTACCTCGTCACCGAAGACGACGAAGTGGTGATGAGCTCGGAAGCCGGCGTGCTGCCGATCCCGGCTGCCAAGATCAAGAAGAAGTGGCGCCTGCAGCCGGGCAAGATGCTGCTGATCGACCTGAAGCAGGGCCGCATCGTCTCGGACGAGGAGATCAAGGCCGAGCTCGCCAACGCGCACCCCTACAAGCAGTGGCTGGGCCGCACCCAGATCGTGCTCGAGGAACTGCCGCCGGTGCATTTCGAGCCCAAGACCTCGGACGTGCCGCTGCTCGATCGCCAGCAGGCCTTCGGTTACACCCAGGAAGACCTGAAGCTGATCCTGCCGCCGATGGCCGCCACCGGCCAGGAAGCCGTGGGCTCGATGGGCACCGACACGCCGATCTCGGCGCTCTCCAACAAGTCTAAGCTGCTTTATTCCTACTTCAAGCAGAACTTCGCCCAGGTCACCAACCCGCCGATCGACTCGATCCGCGAAGAGCTGGTGATGAGCCTCGTCTCGTTCATCGGGCCGCGGCCGAACGTGCTCGACCTGACGGGCGGCAACAGCCGCCAGCGGCTCGAAGTGCGCCAGCCGATCCTGACCAACGAGGATCTGGAAAAGATCCGCGCCATCGGCGGCATGGAAGACAACCCGTTCCGCAGCAAGACGCTGGATATCACCTATCCGGTGTCGGAAGGCGCCGACGGGATGAAGCGGGCGCTCGACCAGCTGTTCTCGGATGCCGAGATGGCGGTGCACTCGGGCGACAACATCATCATCCTCTCCGATCGCGCCATGAACCGCGACCGGGTGGCGATCCCTGCGCTGCTGGCCACCGCCGGCATCCACCACCATCTGATCCGCAAGGGGCTCAGAACCTCGGTCGGTCTCGTGGTCGAAACCGGCGAAGCGCGCGAAATCCACCATTTCTGCGCTCTCGCCGGCTATGGCGCCGAGGCGATCAACCCCTACCTGGCATTCGAGACGCTCGCGGCGATGAAGGCGGACCTGCCCGGTGAGCTGGACGCCGAAGAGATCATCTACCGCTACATCAAGGCGATCGGTAAGGGCATCCTGAAGGTCACCGCCAAGATGGGCATCTCGACCTATCAGTCCTATTGCGGCGCGCAGATCTTCGACGCCGTGGGCCTGAGCTCGGATTTCGTCAACACCTACTTCACCGGCACCGCCACCACCATCGAAGGCGCCGGTCTCAAGGAGATCGCTGAGGAAACCGTGCTGCGGCACCAGGATGCCTTCGGCAACTCGCCGGTGCTCGAGGACGTGCTCGATGTCGGCGGCGATTACGCCTTCCGGCAGCGCGGTGAGGCGCATGTCTGGCGCTCCGAGACGGTCGCCAACCTGCAGCACGCGGCGCGCGGCAACGCTCGCGACAAGTATCGCGAGTTCTCGCGCCTGGTGAACGAGGTGGAAGACAAGTACGTCACCATCCGCTCGCTGTTCCGCATCAGGAAGGCGGACGAGGAAGGCCGCGCCCCGGTGGCGCTCGACCAGGTCGAGCCGGCAGTCGAGATCGTCAAGCGCTTCTCGACTGGTGCGATGAGCTATGGCTCGATCTCGCTCGAGGCCCACACCACGCTGGCCGTGGCGATGAACCGCATCGGCGGCAAGTCGAACACCGGCGAGGGCGGCGAAGAGCCGGATCGATTCAAGCCGCTGCCGAACGGCGATTCCAAGCGCTCGGCCATCAAGCAGGTGGCCTCGGGCCGCTTCGGCGTCACGACGGAATATCTCGTCAACTCCGACATGATGCAGATCAAGATGGCGCAGGGCGCCAAGCCCGGCGAAGGCGGGCAGCTGCCCGGCGACAAGGTGAACGAGACCATCGCCAAGGTCCGTCACTCGACCCCGGGCGTCGGCCTGATCTCACCGCCGCCGCACCATGACATCTACTCGATCGAGGATCTGGCGCAGTTGATCTTCGATCTGAAGAACGTCAACCCGGATGGCCAGGTCTCGGTGAAGCTCGTCTCCGAAGTCGGCGTCGGCACCGTCGCTGCCGGCGTCGCCAAGGCGCGCGCCGACCATGTCACCATCTCCGGCTACGAGGGCGGCACCGGCGCTTCGCCGCTGACCTCGCTCAAGCATGCCGGCTCGCCCTGGGAAATCGGCCTCGCCGAAACCCAGCAGACCCTGGTCCGCAACCGGCTGCGCAGCCGTATCGCGGTGCAGGTCGATGGCGGCGTGCGCACCGGCCGTGACGTGGTCATCGGCGCCCTGCTCGGCGCCGACGAGTTCGGTCTCGCCACTGCGCCGCTGATCGCGGCCGGCTGCGTGATGATGCGCAAGTGCCACCTCAACACCTGCCCGGTTGGCGTCGCCACCCAGGACCCGGTGCTGCGGGCCCGCTTCACCGGCAAGCCCGAGCACGTCATCAACTACCTCTTCTTCGTCGCCGAGGAAGTGCGCGAGCTGATGGCCGAGATGGGCTATACCCGGTTCGAGGAAATGGTCGGGCAGATGCAGATGCTCGACAAGACCGAAGCCATCACCCACTGGAAGGCCAAGGGCCTCGACTTCTCCAAGCTGTTCCACAAGCCGTTCGCGCCCGAAGGCGTGGGGATCACCCACACCGAAGGCCAGAACCACCCGATCGACAAGGTGCTGGACCGCCGCCTGATCGCCGCGGCGCAGCCCGCGCTCGACCACGGCACCCCGGTCAAGATCACCGAGACGATCACCAGCGTTGACCGCTCGGCGGGCGCCATGCTCGGCGGCGCGGTGGCCAAGCGCTACGGCCATGCCGGCCTTGCCGAGGACACCATCGCCGTGTCGCTCACCGGCACCGCCGGCCAGGCCTTCGGCGCCTGGGCGACGCGCGGCATCTCGATCGACCTGGTCGGCGAGGCCAACGACTATGTGGGCAAGGGCCTCTCCGGCGCGCGCCTCGTGGTTCGGCCGCCGGAGGAACGCGGCTACGTGCCCGAGGATTCGATCATCATCGGCAACACCGCGCTCTACGGCGCCATCACCGGTGAGTGCTACTTCCGCGGCGTCGCGGGCGAGCGCTTCGCCGTCCGCAATTCCGGCGCCATCGCGGTGGTCGAAGGCACCGGCGACCATGGCTGCGAGTATATGACTGGCGGCGTGGTGGTGGTGCTGGGCAAGACCGGCCGCAACTTCGCGGCCGGCATGTCGGGCGGCGTGGCCTATGTCCTCGACGAGGAGGACAGCTTCGAGAGCCGCTGCAACATGTCGATGGTCGAGCTCGAACCGGTGGTCGAGGAGGAGCGTCTCAACGAACGCGACTTCGGCCACCGCAACGACCTCGAGACGATGGGCGTGGTCGAGATCATGCACGACCTGCAGCGGCGCGATGCCGAACGGCTCTACCAGCTGATCCTCAGGCACAAGAGCTTCACCGGCTCGTCGCGCGCCAACCACATCCTCTCGAACTGGGACGAGTACCTGCCCAAGTTCAGGAAGGTCATGCCGATCGAGTACCGCAAGGCGCTCCAGCGGATGGAAAAGGCCCGTGAGGCCGCTCAACAGGTCGCCGCGGAGTAAGAACAATGGGCAAGATCACTGGCTTCCTCGAAATCGATCGCGTCGACCGGGATTACCTGCCGGTCGCCGACCGGCTGAAGAACTACAACGAGTTCACCATCCCGCTGGGTGACAAGGGCACCCGCGACCAGGCAGCGCGCTGCATGGATTGCGGCATTCCCTACTGTCACACCGGCTGTCCGGTGAACAACCAGATCCCCGACTGGAACGATCTGGTTTACAAGGGCGAGTGGCTGAAGGCGCTCAGGAACCTGCACTCCACCAACAACTTCCCCGAGTTCACCGGCCGCATCTGCCCCGCCCCGTGCGAGGCGAGCTGCACGTTGAACATCCCGGACACCCCGGTCAACATCAAGTCGATCGAGTGCGCCATCATCGACAAGGGTTTTGAGGAAGGCTGGGTCACGCCGCAGATCAATCCGAACAAGACGGGCAAGAAGGTTGCCGTCGTCGGTTCGGGCCCCGCCGGCATGGCGGCGGCGCAGCAGCTGGCCCGCGCCGGCCACGATGTGCATCTCTACGAGAAGGCCCAGCAGATCGGCGGCCTGATGCGCTACGGCATCCCGAACTTCAAGCTCGACAAGACGCAGATCGATCGCCGCGTCGAGCAGATGGTGGCCGAAGGCGTGACGCTCCACACCGGGGTCAATGTCGGCAAGGACATCACCCCCGACCAGCTCGCCGCCCAGTACGACGCCATCGCCATGTCGGGCGGCGCCGAGAAGCCGCGCGACCTGCCGATCCCGGGCCGCGAGCTCGATGGCATCCATTTCGCCATGGATTTCCTCGGCCAGCAGAACCGTCGCGTCACCGGCGAGCCGCTTAACAACGTCACCCCGATCCTTGCCGGCGGCAAGCATGTGGTAGTGATCGGCGGCGGCGATACCGGCTCGGACTGTATCGGCACCTCCAACCGCCAGGGCGCCCTGTCGGTCACCCAGATCGAGATCATGCCCATGCCTCCCGAAAAGGAGAACAAGCCGCTGGTCTGGCCGAACTATCCGGTGAAGTTCCGCATCTCCTCGTCGCAGGAAGAGGGCGTCACCCGTGATTTCGCCGTGGCGACCATCCGCTTCGACGGCGAAAACGGCAAGGTCACCGGGCTGCAATGCGCCCGCGCCGACGAGAAGTTCCAGCCGATCCCGGGCACCGAGTTCTTCCTCAAGGCCGACCTGGTGTTGCTCGCCATGGGCTTCCTCGGCCCGGTGCAGGAAGGCTTGGTGCAGGATGCGGGCGTTGCGACCGACAAGCGCTCCAACGTCATGGCCGACACGGTGAAGTATCAGACCAGCCGCGAGAAGTTCTTCGCCTGCGGCGACATGCGCCGCGGCCAGTCGCTGGTGGTCTGGGCCATCCGCGAAGGCCGCCAATGCGCCCGCTCGATCGACGAGTGGCTGATGGGCAAGACCGATCTGCCGCGGTAACAGGCGGTTCCTACAGGACAACAAGGGGGCGCTTCGTGCGCCCCCTTTCGCATTTGTGCGTGGGCACCGGCCCCAGGATTGGGCCGCCCCTCAAACCACGTTGATCTCTACCGGAATATTCCCGCGCGTCGCCTTGGAGTAGGGGCAGGTCTGGTGCGCCGCGGCGACCAGTTGCTCGGCGACCTCGCGCTCGAGGCCCGGCAGGCTGACATTGAGGCGGGCACGCAGCGAATACTGCTCCCCGTCCATCACCAGGTCGACTTCCGCATCCACCGTCCGCTCGGCCGGCAGCTTTACCTTGAGCTTACCGGCGACTGCCCCGATGGCGCCGAGGAAGCAGGCCGACCAGCCGGCCGCGAAAAGCTGCTCGGGATTAGTGCCGTTGCCGAAGCCCGGCGGCGACAGCGCCACGTCGAGGGCCCCGTCGGAGCTGCGTGCGGTGCCGGCGCGGCCGCCGCTGGTATGAGTGCGGGCGGTGTAGAGGGTCTTTTCGATCTGGTTCATCTGATCTTTCCGTTCGGGTTCTGACCGGGGCTTGGCAGGCCGCGCCAATGTCCCCATTTACTTATCGCGATAATCATTACGGCGCGACTTGTCTCACAGGTGGTCCAGCCATACAAGCGAAAAGTTATCGCGATAACGATTTTGCGTACGGAGCAGCCATGACAGCCAGTAGACGCGACGACGACACCTTCCGGCTCGCCGACTTCATGTGCTTTGCCGTGTACTCGGCCAACCTCGCCTACTCGCGGGTCTATAAGCCCGTGCTCGAAGAAC from Devosia sp. A16 encodes the following:
- the gltB gene encoding glutamate synthase large subunit, with amino-acid sequence MADARNENPSLPVAVTAIRKNDGYRQGYRQDLPTGVMRPAAEGLYDPTREVDACGVGFIVNLKNQPSQKIVQNGLAILENLEHRGAVGADPLMGDGAGIMVQIPHKFFVKESARLGFHLPEQGKYAVGFIFMPQDAELRAKMERVVNKVIEDEGQSVIGWRDVPSDNSSLSKDPEIVATEPYHRQVIIGRGDGIADEEAFERKLYIIRKVMSAKIYSAFEGKPNDFYIVSMSCRTLVYKGMFLAAQLGAYYQDLHDADFESALALVHQRFSTNTFPSWRLAHPYRFVCHNGEINTVRGNVNWMAARQASVSSPLFGGDINKLWPISYPGQSDTACFDNALEFLIRGGYSLPHAAMMLIPEAWAGNPLMDEDRRAFYEYHAALMEPWDGPAAMCFSDGVHIGATLDRNGLRPARYLVTEDDEVVMSSEAGVLPIPAAKIKKKWRLQPGKMLLIDLKQGRIVSDEEIKAELANAHPYKQWLGRTQIVLEELPPVHFEPKTSDVPLLDRQQAFGYTQEDLKLILPPMAATGQEAVGSMGTDTPISALSNKSKLLYSYFKQNFAQVTNPPIDSIREELVMSLVSFIGPRPNVLDLTGGNSRQRLEVRQPILTNEDLEKIRAIGGMEDNPFRSKTLDITYPVSEGADGMKRALDQLFSDAEMAVHSGDNIIILSDRAMNRDRVAIPALLATAGIHHHLIRKGLRTSVGLVVETGEAREIHHFCALAGYGAEAINPYLAFETLAAMKADLPGELDAEEIIYRYIKAIGKGILKVTAKMGISTYQSYCGAQIFDAVGLSSDFVNTYFTGTATTIEGAGLKEIAEETVLRHQDAFGNSPVLEDVLDVGGDYAFRQRGEAHVWRSETVANLQHAARGNARDKYREFSRLVNEVEDKYVTIRSLFRIRKADEEGRAPVALDQVEPAVEIVKRFSTGAMSYGSISLEAHTTLAVAMNRIGGKSNTGEGGEEPDRFKPLPNGDSKRSAIKQVASGRFGVTTEYLVNSDMMQIKMAQGAKPGEGGQLPGDKVNETIAKVRHSTPGVGLISPPPHHDIYSIEDLAQLIFDLKNVNPDGQVSVKLVSEVGVGTVAAGVAKARADHVTISGYEGGTGASPLTSLKHAGSPWEIGLAETQQTLVRNRLRSRIAVQVDGGVRTGRDVVIGALLGADEFGLATAPLIAAGCVMMRKCHLNTCPVGVATQDPVLRARFTGKPEHVINYLFFVAEEVRELMAEMGYTRFEEMVGQMQMLDKTEAITHWKAKGLDFSKLFHKPFAPEGVGITHTEGQNHPIDKVLDRRLIAAAQPALDHGTPVKITETITSVDRSAGAMLGGAVAKRYGHAGLAEDTIAVSLTGTAGQAFGAWATRGISIDLVGEANDYVGKGLSGARLVVRPPEERGYVPEDSIIIGNTALYGAITGECYFRGVAGERFAVRNSGAIAVVEGTGDHGCEYMTGGVVVVLGKTGRNFAAGMSGGVAYVLDEEDSFESRCNMSMVELEPVVEEERLNERDFGHRNDLETMGVVEIMHDLQRRDAERLYQLILRHKSFTGSSRANHILSNWDEYLPKFRKVMPIEYRKALQRMEKAREAAQQVAAE
- a CDS encoding organic hydroperoxide resistance protein; this encodes MNQIEKTLYTARTHTSGGRAGTARSSDGALDVALSPPGFGNGTNPEQLFAAGWSACFLGAIGAVAGKLKVKLPAERTVDAEVDLVMDGEQYSLRARLNVSLPGLEREVAEQLVAAAHQTCPYSKATRGNIPVEINVV
- a CDS encoding glutamate synthase subunit beta, whose protein sequence is MGKITGFLEIDRVDRDYLPVADRLKNYNEFTIPLGDKGTRDQAARCMDCGIPYCHTGCPVNNQIPDWNDLVYKGEWLKALRNLHSTNNFPEFTGRICPAPCEASCTLNIPDTPVNIKSIECAIIDKGFEEGWVTPQINPNKTGKKVAVVGSGPAGMAAAQQLARAGHDVHLYEKAQQIGGLMRYGIPNFKLDKTQIDRRVEQMVAEGVTLHTGVNVGKDITPDQLAAQYDAIAMSGGAEKPRDLPIPGRELDGIHFAMDFLGQQNRRVTGEPLNNVTPILAGGKHVVVIGGGDTGSDCIGTSNRQGALSVTQIEIMPMPPEKENKPLVWPNYPVKFRISSSQEEGVTRDFAVATIRFDGENGKVTGLQCARADEKFQPIPGTEFFLKADLVLLAMGFLGPVQEGLVQDAGVATDKRSNVMADTVKYQTSREKFFACGDMRRGQSLVVWAIREGRQCARSIDEWLMGKTDLPR
- a CDS encoding cupin domain-containing protein, yielding MRRLTKARFGRFSGVAAIGIAAIKNLSVRRGRSGPSTSGRRDVHVSPREIPPEPPMSARPSFIVNIRDGLRPIDPGGFADMGGFEHPVGRRHGLSHIGIKYEVAPPGSRTSFPHAEKLEEEFVFVLAGKPDVWIDGKLHPLDAGDAVAFPAGTGIAHSFLNNSNEDMHLIIVGEHEVPGNQLYYPLNPERMAEFGAWNGAWLEAPKRPLGPHDGKARASSRDDGAVRPRRPGFLAHYSKGLAPIANPKHTNHGGQSSRMGAALGLTRIGINYDIVAPGKRTSRPHAESAEDEFVLVLRGRPDVWIDGHPHELNEGDAAVFPAGTGIAHSFLNNSDAEVHLLVIGEHARDGNRINYPLNPERMAEFAKVGRAWLDAPKRELGPHDGMARAGMRS
- the dps gene encoding DNA starvation/stationary phase protection protein Dps, translating into MKSPEIGLKSNTKAEMIDLLNARLADAIDLALITKQAHWNLKGPTFIAVHELLDQLRDDVDEHVDIIAERVAQLDGIALGTLQTVGKASKLAPYPTDIRKVTDHLGALVERYAALSKSTREGIDAADEAGDADTADIFTAFSRSLDKNLWFLKSHLE